Proteins encoded by one window of Micromonospora coxensis:
- the glpX gene encoding class II fructose-bisphosphatase, which yields MTNTRTRIPQDLDRNLALDLVRVTEAAAMAAGRWVGRGDKEGGDGAAVDAMRKLINSIPMRGVVVIGEGEKDNAPMLFNGEEVGDGSGPEVDVAVDPVDGTTLMSKGMPNALAVLAVSERGAMFDPSAVFYMEKLAVGPMYADVVDINAGPAENIRRIAKVKGTDVSEVTVCVLDRPRHDDLVGQIRRTGAGIRFISDGDIAGSIAAARGESDVDVLMGIGGTPEGIISACALKCMGGAMQAKLWPRDAEEREKALAAGHDLDRVLGTDDLVTGDNCFFVATGVTSGDLLRGVRYRAGGAYTQSIVMRSKSGTIRVIDSYHRLEKLALYSAVDFDGRPLAEQE from the coding sequence ATGACCAACACCAGGACGCGGATCCCGCAGGATCTCGACCGCAACCTTGCCCTCGACCTGGTCCGGGTCACCGAGGCCGCGGCCATGGCCGCCGGCCGGTGGGTCGGCCGGGGGGACAAGGAGGGCGGCGACGGGGCAGCCGTCGACGCGATGCGCAAACTGATCAACTCGATCCCGATGCGCGGGGTGGTGGTGATCGGCGAGGGCGAGAAGGACAACGCGCCGATGCTCTTCAACGGCGAAGAGGTGGGTGACGGCAGCGGTCCCGAGGTGGACGTCGCGGTGGACCCGGTCGACGGCACCACCCTGATGAGCAAGGGCATGCCGAACGCGCTGGCGGTGCTGGCCGTCTCCGAGCGGGGGGCGATGTTCGACCCGAGCGCGGTCTTCTACATGGAGAAGCTCGCCGTCGGCCCGATGTACGCCGACGTGGTCGACATCAACGCCGGGCCGGCGGAGAACATCCGCCGGATCGCCAAGGTCAAGGGCACCGACGTCTCCGAGGTCACGGTCTGCGTGCTGGACCGTCCCCGCCACGACGACCTGGTGGGCCAGATCCGGCGTACCGGGGCGGGCATCCGGTTCATCTCCGACGGCGACATCGCCGGCTCGATCGCCGCCGCCCGCGGCGAGTCCGACGTCGACGTGCTGATGGGCATCGGCGGCACCCCGGAGGGCATCATCTCCGCCTGCGCGTTGAAGTGCATGGGCGGGGCGATGCAGGCCAAGCTCTGGCCGCGCGACGCCGAGGAGCGGGAGAAGGCGCTGGCCGCCGGGCACGACCTGGACCGGGTGCTCGGCACCGACGACCTGGTCACCGGCGACAACTGCTTCTTCGTCGCCACCGGCGTCACCTCCGGCGACCTGCTGCGCGGCGTGCGGTACCGGGCCGGTGGGGCGTACACCCAGTCGATCGTGATGCGGTCCAAGAGCGGCACGATCCGGGTCATCGACTCGTACCACCGGCTGGAGAAGCTGGCCCTCTACTCGGCCGTCGACTTCGACGGCCGGCCGCTGGCCGAACAGGAGTGA
- a CDS encoding TetR/AcrR family transcriptional regulator, whose amino-acid sequence MSAPSIRARVRAEMIDEIKAVARRHLATDGANLSLRAVARDMGMVSSALYRYFPSRDDLLTALILEAYDALGDAVEAADTAVDRRDLRGRWHAACRAARAWALAHPAEYALIYGSPVPGYAAPDDTVMPAQRPPTTLVGILADGFADGRLTVADDLPEPVRADLAEIAAGLFPGLPEALLARGMAGWTQLFGLISFELFGRLNRAVPHRDEYFDHQTALMADLIGLPR is encoded by the coding sequence ATGTCGGCTCCCTCCATCCGCGCCCGGGTCCGCGCCGAGATGATCGACGAGATCAAGGCGGTGGCCCGGCGTCACCTGGCCACCGACGGCGCCAACCTCTCGCTGCGCGCGGTCGCGCGGGACATGGGCATGGTCTCCTCGGCGCTCTACCGCTACTTCCCGAGCCGGGACGACCTGCTCACCGCACTGATCCTGGAGGCGTACGACGCGCTCGGCGACGCCGTCGAGGCGGCCGACACCGCCGTCGACCGACGCGACCTGCGCGGCCGGTGGCACGCCGCCTGCCGCGCCGCCCGGGCCTGGGCGCTCGCCCACCCCGCCGAGTACGCCCTGATCTACGGCAGCCCGGTCCCCGGGTACGCCGCCCCCGACGACACCGTCATGCCGGCGCAGCGCCCCCCGACGACCCTGGTCGGCATCCTCGCCGACGGGTTCGCCGACGGCCGGCTCACCGTGGCCGACGACCTGCCCGAGCCGGTCCGCGCCGACCTGGCCGAGATCGCCGCCGGACTCTTCCCCGGCCTGCCGGAGGCGCTGCTGGCCCGGGGCATGGCGGGCTGGACGCAGCTGTTCGGGCTGATCAGTTTCGAGCTCTTCGGCCGGCTGAACCGTGCCGTGCCGCACCGGGACGAGTACTTCGACCACCAGACGGCGCTGATGGCCGACCTCATCGGCCTGCCCCGCTGA
- a CDS encoding NAD-dependent epimerase/dehydratase family protein, whose protein sequence is MSLHVIVGAGPVGTATARLLAGQGERVRIVTRRGTGPEHPAVERVAADAADPGRLSTLTEGATALYNCANPAYHRWPTDWPPLAGALLTAAERTGAVLATVGNLYGYGPVDGPMTEATPLASTGVKGQVRTRMWADALAAHRAGRARVTEVRGSDYLGAGGTSLAMMVLPRVLAGRRVFLPVDWDAPHTWTYIDDVARTLVTAAGDERAWGRAWHVPSAPAVTMRDLATRAAALVGAPAPKLTRMPYPVLWLGGLVDPMARELRETAYQFDRPFLMDSTAATATLGVTPTPLDRAIEETVATLRR, encoded by the coding sequence ATGTCGCTGCACGTGATCGTCGGGGCCGGCCCGGTCGGCACCGCCACCGCCCGGCTCCTCGCCGGGCAGGGCGAGCGGGTCCGGATCGTCACCCGGCGCGGCACCGGGCCGGAGCACCCGGCCGTCGAGCGGGTCGCCGCCGACGCCGCCGACCCCGGCCGGCTCAGCACCCTCACCGAGGGCGCGACCGCGCTCTACAACTGCGCGAACCCCGCCTACCACCGCTGGCCGACCGACTGGCCGCCGCTGGCCGGGGCGCTGCTCACCGCCGCCGAGCGGACCGGCGCGGTGCTCGCCACCGTCGGCAACCTCTACGGGTACGGCCCGGTCGACGGCCCGATGACCGAGGCCACCCCGCTCGCCTCCACCGGGGTCAAGGGACAGGTCCGCACCCGGATGTGGGCCGACGCGCTCGCCGCGCACCGGGCCGGCCGGGCCCGGGTCACCGAGGTGCGCGGCTCCGACTACCTCGGCGCCGGCGGCACGTCGCTGGCCATGATGGTGCTGCCCCGGGTGCTCGCCGGGCGGCGGGTGTTCCTGCCGGTGGACTGGGACGCCCCGCACACCTGGACCTACATCGACGACGTCGCCCGTACCCTCGTCACCGCCGCCGGCGACGAGCGGGCCTGGGGACGCGCCTGGCACGTGCCCAGCGCGCCCGCCGTGACGATGCGCGACCTGGCCACCCGGGCGGCGGCCCTGGTCGGCGCGCCCGCGCCGAAGCTGACCCGGATGCCCTACCCGGTGCTCTGGCTCGGCGGCCTGGTCGACCCGATGGCCCGTGAGCTGCGGGAGACCGCCTACCAGTTCGACCGGCCGTTCCTGATGGACTCGACGGCGGCCACCGCCACCCTCGGCGTGACGCCGACCCCGCTGGACCGGGCGATCGAGGAGACCGTCGCGACCCTGCGCCGCTGA
- a CDS encoding DUF4245 domain-containing protein: MEPAQPADRVPADPTPPEGRPPVTPTGATDAAAGTRPSTGPTASESDPAGAEAALVETPAGAATPEPALVEPDQADTDVPPARPTGRPARREKPRSERSPRDMALSLLVLLVPIALLLAFYRGFLGGEQPTVVDPAPAYEQARSANAFPVGEPAGLGSGWRTVSASYRTVEGGANLRVGYLTPEGRGVQLVQSNVPPEKLLPNELTAQGQPQGPTDVGGRNWQRYTGRGNDQALVLLEPDRTVIVVGDARENELRQLAGALR, encoded by the coding sequence GTGGAACCCGCACAGCCTGCCGACCGCGTACCCGCCGATCCGACCCCGCCGGAGGGCCGGCCGCCGGTGACCCCGACCGGGGCGACCGACGCGGCGGCCGGGACCCGACCCTCGACCGGCCCGACCGCGTCGGAGAGCGACCCGGCCGGGGCGGAAGCGGCGCTGGTCGAGACGCCGGCCGGGGCGGCCACTCCGGAGCCGGCGCTGGTCGAGCCGGACCAGGCCGACACGGACGTGCCGCCCGCCCGTCCGACGGGCCGCCCCGCCCGCCGGGAGAAGCCGCGCTCCGAGCGCTCACCCCGGGACATGGCGCTGTCGCTGCTGGTGCTGCTCGTGCCGATCGCCCTGCTGCTCGCCTTCTACCGGGGCTTCCTCGGCGGCGAGCAGCCGACCGTGGTCGACCCCGCCCCCGCCTACGAGCAGGCCCGTTCGGCGAACGCCTTCCCGGTCGGCGAGCCGGCCGGGCTGGGCTCCGGCTGGCGTACGGTCAGCGCCAGCTACCGCACCGTCGAGGGCGGCGCGAATCTGCGCGTCGGCTACCTCACCCCGGAGGGTCGGGGGGTGCAGCTCGTGCAGAGCAACGTCCCGCCGGAGAAGCTGCTCCCCAACGAGCTGACCGCGCAGGGGCAGCCCCAGGGCCCCACCGACGTCGGCGGGCGCAACTGGCAGCGGTACACCGGCCGGGGCAACGACCAGGCGCTGGTGCTGCTCGAACCCGACCGCACCGTGATCGTGGTCGGCGACGCGCGGGAGAACGAGCTGCGCCAGCTCGCCGGGGCGCTGCGCTGA
- a CDS encoding PhoH family protein: MTTRRTTAGADQIPAATATTRRATRSRRTTAAAPAGAEEPRPAGQVFVLDTSVLLSDPAAFHRFAEHEVVLPLVVISELEGKRHHPELGWFARQSLRMLDELRVRHGRLDHPVPANDAGGTLKVELNHSDDGVLPPGFRNESNDARILSVALNLAAEGRDVTLVSKDMPLRVKAASVGLKADEYRHGQASDPTWTGMAELELGEDQIGRLYAGETLDVDAAAGLPCHTGLVLHSANGSALGRVLPDKTVRLVRGDREAFGLHGRSAEQRIALDLLLDESIGIVSMGGRAGTGKSALALCAGLEAVMERRRHKKVIVFRPLYAVGGQELGYLPGSESEKMSPWAQAVFDTLGAVVHENVLEEVTSRGILEVLPLTHIRGRSLHDAFVIVDEAQSLERGVLLTVLSRIGQGSRVVLTHDVAQRDNLRVGRHDGVTAVIEALKGHPLFAHVTLSRSERSPIAAMVTDLLEDIPH; this comes from the coding sequence GTGACCACTCGCCGTACGACCGCCGGTGCCGACCAGATCCCGGCCGCGACTGCCACGACCCGCCGAGCCACCCGGAGCCGCCGGACGACGGCCGCCGCTCCGGCCGGCGCCGAGGAGCCCCGACCAGCCGGCCAGGTCTTCGTCCTGGACACGTCGGTGCTCCTCTCCGACCCGGCGGCCTTCCACCGGTTCGCCGAGCACGAGGTGGTGCTGCCCCTCGTGGTCATCTCCGAGTTGGAGGGCAAGCGTCACCACCCCGAGCTGGGCTGGTTCGCCCGCCAGTCCCTGCGCATGCTCGACGAGCTGCGGGTACGGCACGGGCGGCTGGACCACCCGGTGCCCGCCAACGACGCGGGCGGCACGCTCAAGGTCGAGCTGAACCACTCCGACGACGGCGTGCTGCCGCCCGGCTTCCGCAACGAGTCGAACGACGCGCGGATCCTCTCCGTGGCGTTGAACCTGGCCGCCGAGGGGCGGGACGTCACCCTGGTCAGCAAGGACATGCCGTTGCGGGTCAAGGCCGCCTCGGTGGGCCTGAAGGCCGACGAGTACCGGCATGGCCAGGCCAGCGATCCGACCTGGACCGGGATGGCCGAGCTGGAGCTGGGCGAGGACCAGATCGGCCGGCTGTACGCGGGCGAGACGCTGGACGTGGACGCCGCCGCCGGGCTGCCCTGCCACACCGGCCTGGTGCTGCACTCGGCCAACGGCTCGGCCCTGGGCCGGGTGCTGCCGGACAAGACCGTACGGCTGGTCCGGGGTGATCGGGAGGCGTTCGGGCTGCACGGCCGCTCCGCCGAGCAGCGCATCGCGCTGGACCTGCTGCTGGACGAGTCGATCGGCATCGTGTCGATGGGGGGCCGGGCCGGCACCGGCAAGTCCGCGCTGGCGCTCTGCGCCGGTCTGGAGGCGGTGATGGAGCGTCGCCGGCACAAGAAGGTGATCGTCTTCCGCCCGCTGTACGCCGTCGGCGGCCAGGAGCTGGGCTACCTGCCCGGCTCGGAGTCGGAGAAGATGTCGCCCTGGGCGCAGGCGGTCTTCGACACCCTCGGCGCGGTGGTGCACGAGAACGTGCTGGAGGAGGTCACCTCCCGGGGCATCCTGGAGGTCCTGCCGCTCACCCACATCCGGGGCCGCAGCCTGCACGACGCCTTCGTCATCGTCGACGAGGCGCAGTCGTTGGAGCGCGGGGTGCTGCTCACCGTCCTGTCCCGGATCGGTCAGGGCTCGCGCGTGGTGCTCACCCACGACGTCGCGCAGCGGGACAACCTCCGGGTGGGCCGGCACGACGGCGTGACGGCGGTGATCGAGGCGTTGAAGGGACACCCGCTCTTCGCGCACGTCACGCTGAGCCGTTCCGAGCGGTCGCCGATCGCGGCCATGGTGACGGATCTGTTGGAGGACATCCCGCACTGA
- a CDS encoding aggregation-promoting factor C-terminal-like domain-containing protein, whose translation MSRLWSRFGARTAAVALLSVGVAGGFYLGEDRQTQQQGLTAQVGLVVDEAEYDYQRERQAEHRLLSAKQRAAEYQAKLRAAAAAKEAAERARQAEAAAASRKKAREAAEKAAKETESKPFTGPIPASCNEFSGNREIGCALLLDAGFEIDQMPCLDKLWTKESGWNHKAQNPSSGAYGIPQALPGSKMGTVADDWRTNPATQIKWGLGYIEGRYNTPCGAWAHSQDVGWY comes from the coding sequence GTGAGTCGGCTGTGGAGCCGGTTCGGCGCCCGTACGGCTGCTGTCGCGCTGCTCTCCGTGGGCGTTGCCGGCGGCTTCTACCTGGGCGAAGACCGCCAGACCCAGCAACAGGGCCTGACCGCGCAGGTCGGCCTGGTGGTCGACGAGGCCGAGTACGACTACCAGCGCGAGCGGCAGGCCGAGCACCGGCTGCTCTCCGCCAAGCAGCGGGCCGCCGAGTACCAGGCGAAGCTGCGCGCCGCCGCCGCGGCCAAGGAGGCCGCCGAGCGCGCCCGCCAGGCCGAGGCCGCCGCGGCGTCCCGCAAGAAGGCGCGTGAGGCGGCGGAGAAGGCCGCCAAGGAGACCGAGAGCAAGCCGTTCACCGGCCCGATCCCCGCCTCCTGCAACGAGTTCAGCGGCAACCGTGAGATCGGCTGCGCGCTGCTGCTCGACGCCGGCTTCGAGATCGACCAGATGCCGTGCCTGGACAAGCTCTGGACCAAGGAGAGCGGCTGGAACCACAAGGCCCAGAACCCGTCGTCCGGGGCGTACGGCATCCCGCAGGCGCTGCCCGGCAGCAAGATGGGCACGGTCGCGGACGACTGGCGGACCAACCCGGCCACCCAGATCAAGTGGGGCCTGGGCTACATCGAGGGCCGGTACAACACCCCCTGCGGCGCCTGGGCGCACAGCCAGGACGTCGGCTGGTACTGA
- a CDS encoding exodeoxyribonuclease VII small subunit produces the protein MVDEKPDERLSYEQARAELAQVVEKLEAGGTSLEESLALWERGEQLAAICQRWLDGARARIDAARQAAES, from the coding sequence ATGGTGGACGAGAAGCCGGACGAGCGGCTCAGCTACGAGCAGGCCCGCGCCGAACTGGCCCAGGTGGTCGAGAAGTTGGAGGCCGGCGGCACGTCGCTGGAGGAGTCGCTGGCGCTCTGGGAGCGCGGCGAGCAGCTGGCCGCGATCTGCCAGCGCTGGCTGGACGGGGCGCGGGCCCGGATCGACGCCGCCCGCCAGGCCGCCGAGTCCTGA
- a CDS encoding XRE family transcriptional regulator: protein MNETTPARKIAFATFIRRALDDARAMRAWTGTEVSRRTGVSRQTINRWVRGDWASDPEADRVVAFCEGLGLNPTAAFAALGWDRATTPRETTTAPPMDPDVEALLRRLVDPDVSDAEKFHIRETIRYLAYRPTLPVADRNRQERAG, encoded by the coding sequence GTGAACGAGACCACCCCCGCACGGAAGATCGCCTTCGCCACCTTCATCCGCCGCGCCCTCGACGACGCCCGCGCCATGCGGGCCTGGACCGGCACCGAGGTCTCCCGCCGCACCGGAGTCTCCCGCCAGACCATCAACCGCTGGGTACGCGGCGACTGGGCCAGCGACCCGGAGGCGGACCGGGTGGTCGCCTTCTGCGAGGGGCTCGGCCTCAACCCGACCGCCGCCTTCGCGGCCCTCGGCTGGGACCGGGCCACCACCCCCCGGGAGACCACCACGGCGCCCCCGATGGACCCCGACGTCGAGGCGCTGCTGCGCCGGCTGGTCGACCCCGACGTCTCGGACGCGGAGAAGTTCCACATCCGGGAAACCATCCGTTACCTCGCGTACCGGCCGACTCTGCCAGTTGCTGATCGAAACCGACAGGAACGGGCCGGGTAG
- a CDS encoding NAD(P)/FAD-dependent oxidoreductase: MREVDVAVIGAGPTGLFAAYYAGFRGLSVAVVDALPEPGGQITAMYPEKLILDVAGFPAVKGRDLVANLVAQAAPYHPEYLLGCRAEKLSHVDGRPVLGLAGGEQLRCGAVVVTGGLGSFTPRPLPVAESFVGGGIVYFVPEPAALTGRDVLIVGGGDSAFDWAATLQPLARSVTLVHRRERFRAHAATVSRVLASPVRVIVNAEVTKLYGEDAVTAAEITVRGGAAETLPVDTVVAALGFTADLGPLAEWGLRLDRRHIVVDSAMATNLPRVFAAGDITEYPGKVRLIATGFGEAATAVNNAAVAIDPTAHLFPGHSSDAG, from the coding sequence ATGCGCGAGGTCGATGTCGCGGTGATCGGAGCCGGCCCGACCGGCCTCTTCGCGGCGTACTACGCCGGGTTCCGGGGGCTGTCCGTGGCGGTGGTCGACGCGCTGCCCGAGCCGGGCGGGCAGATCACCGCGATGTACCCGGAGAAGCTGATCCTCGACGTCGCCGGCTTCCCCGCCGTCAAGGGACGCGACCTGGTGGCCAACCTGGTCGCCCAGGCCGCTCCCTACCACCCGGAGTACCTGCTCGGCTGCCGCGCCGAGAAGCTCTCCCACGTCGACGGGCGGCCGGTGCTCGGCCTGGCCGGCGGCGAGCAGCTGCGCTGCGGGGCGGTGGTGGTCACCGGCGGTCTGGGCAGCTTCACCCCGCGACCGCTGCCGGTGGCGGAGAGCTTCGTCGGCGGCGGGATCGTCTACTTCGTCCCGGAGCCGGCCGCGCTGACCGGGCGGGACGTGCTGATCGTCGGCGGCGGCGACTCGGCCTTCGACTGGGCGGCGACCCTGCAACCGCTGGCCCGCTCGGTCACCCTGGTACACCGCCGGGAGCGGTTCCGGGCGCACGCGGCCACGGTCTCCCGGGTGCTGGCGTCGCCGGTCCGGGTGATCGTGAACGCCGAGGTGACGAAGCTGTACGGGGAGGACGCGGTCACCGCCGCCGAGATCACCGTACGCGGCGGGGCCGCCGAGACCCTGCCGGTCGACACGGTCGTCGCCGCGCTCGGCTTCACCGCCGACCTGGGCCCGCTCGCCGAGTGGGGGCTGCGGCTGGACCGCCGGCACATCGTCGTCGACAGCGCGATGGCGACCAACCTGCCCCGGGTCTTCGCCGCCGGGGACATCACCGAGTACCCGGGCAAGGTGCGCCTGATCGCCACCGGCTTCGGCGAGGCGGCGACCGCGGTCAACAACGCGGCCGTCGCCATCGACCCCACCGCCCACCTGTTCCCCGGGCACTCCTCCGACGCCGGCTGA
- the otsB gene encoding trehalose-phosphatase, with protein sequence MPPLNLGNQQPKTPLDADHAWRATAARAGETVLFFDFDGTLAPVDDDPTAVQPAPKVLAALEALAPVVQRVAIVSARPVDFLRDHLGGLVGIDLYGLYGLEHSHSGGETVTEPAALPWVPTMAELADLARAELPAGTLVEFKRLSVALHWRTAPHLEAQVEQWGRAQAERLGLKVQAGRMVLELKPPVDRDKGLVIGEIVRDAGGAWYFGDDVSDIKAFAALRARSAADPDFLGVCVAVANPETGHEVAEAADLTIDSPAALGDFLTEAVHHLT encoded by the coding sequence GTGCCGCCGTTGAATCTGGGCAACCAGCAGCCGAAGACCCCGTTGGACGCCGACCACGCCTGGCGTGCCACCGCCGCACGCGCCGGCGAGACCGTGCTCTTCTTCGACTTCGACGGCACACTCGCGCCGGTCGACGACGACCCCACCGCGGTGCAGCCCGCCCCGAAGGTGCTGGCCGCGCTGGAGGCCCTCGCCCCGGTGGTGCAGCGGGTGGCGATCGTCTCCGCCCGCCCGGTGGACTTCCTCCGCGACCACCTCGGCGGCCTCGTCGGCATCGACCTCTACGGCCTCTACGGCCTGGAGCACAGCCACTCCGGGGGCGAGACGGTCACCGAGCCGGCCGCCCTCCCCTGGGTGCCGACCATGGCCGAGCTGGCCGACCTGGCCCGCGCCGAACTGCCCGCCGGCACGCTCGTGGAGTTCAAGCGGCTCAGCGTCGCGCTGCACTGGCGTACCGCGCCGCACCTCGAGGCGCAGGTCGAGCAGTGGGGCCGGGCACAGGCCGAGCGGCTGGGGCTGAAGGTGCAGGCCGGCCGGATGGTGCTGGAGCTGAAGCCCCCCGTCGACCGGGACAAGGGCCTGGTCATCGGCGAGATCGTCCGCGACGCCGGCGGCGCGTGGTACTTCGGCGACGACGTCTCCGACATCAAGGCGTTCGCGGCGCTGCGCGCCCGCTCCGCCGCCGACCCGGACTTCCTCGGCGTCTGCGTGGCGGTGGCCAACCCGGAGACCGGTCACGAGGTCGCCGAGGCCGCCGACCTGACCATCGACTCCCCCGCCGCCCTCGGCGACTTCCTCACCGAAGCCGTCCACCACCTCACCTGA
- a CDS encoding rhomboid family intramembrane serine protease encodes MTLHPTGGDPTRFGTEAFYAALGRAFVAMCAVVPFLFLIEALDQGLGFGLDVAAGIIPLRIQGLDGVFFSPFLHHGFDHLYSNSIPLILLGTFVLAAGVRRFLWSTLIIILVSGLGVWFTGAPNSVVVGASGVIFGYLGILLTRGIVERSWWNFAVVLLVGLLYGWQLLGILPTDERISWQGHLFGLLGGVVAAILFRRRRPRAYGPDHPEHPLTTL; translated from the coding sequence GTGACCCTGCACCCGACGGGCGGCGACCCCACCCGGTTCGGCACCGAGGCGTTCTACGCCGCACTCGGCCGGGCCTTCGTCGCCATGTGCGCGGTGGTGCCCTTCCTCTTCCTCATCGAGGCCCTCGACCAGGGGCTCGGCTTCGGGCTCGACGTCGCGGCCGGCATCATCCCGCTGCGCATCCAGGGGCTCGACGGGGTCTTCTTCTCGCCGTTCCTGCACCACGGCTTCGACCACCTCTACAGCAACAGCATCCCGCTGATCCTGCTCGGCACCTTCGTGCTGGCCGCCGGCGTCCGGCGCTTCCTCTGGTCCACCCTGATCATCATCCTGGTCAGCGGGCTCGGGGTGTGGTTCACCGGCGCGCCGAACTCGGTGGTGGTGGGCGCGAGCGGGGTCATCTTCGGCTACCTCGGCATCCTGCTCACCCGGGGCATCGTCGAGCGGAGCTGGTGGAACTTCGCGGTGGTGCTGCTGGTCGGCCTGCTCTACGGCTGGCAACTGCTCGGCATCCTCCCCACCGACGAGCGCATCTCCTGGCAGGGGCACCTGTTCGGGCTGCTCGGCGGGGTCGTCGCGGCGATCCTGTTCCGGCGTCGCCGGCCCCGGGCGTACGGGCCGGACCACCCGGAACACCCGCTCACGACCCTCTGA
- a CDS encoding DMT family transporter: protein MSATGTAVRPTVPASRRITGVGLATASGVAVAVQSRINGELGVRLADGIAAAVVSFGLGLLVLLVLVPATPGGRRGLRGLRAALGDGSLRPWQCLGGVCGAFLVATQGLTVGALGVAVFTVAVVAGQSASSLAVDRAGVGPAGRQPVTTARLAGAVLTVLAVLLAVGDRLGDPRALALAALPLLAGVAIAWQQAVNGRVRAASGSALTATLVNFTVGTVALLATFAVDVAVRGRPSGAFPGEPWLYLGGPIGIVFIAIAAAIVRFTGVLLLGLATIAGQIVGAVLLDLLLPTAASRPGPATLAGAALTMVAVLVAALGPAPRR, encoded by the coding sequence GTGAGCGCGACCGGGACGGCGGTCCGTCCGACCGTCCCGGCGTCCCGGCGGATCACCGGCGTCGGGTTGGCGACCGCGTCGGGCGTCGCCGTGGCCGTGCAGTCGCGGATCAACGGCGAGCTGGGGGTACGCCTGGCCGACGGGATCGCCGCCGCGGTGGTCTCGTTCGGGCTGGGCCTGCTGGTGCTGCTGGTACTGGTCCCCGCCACCCCGGGTGGGCGGCGGGGACTGCGTGGGCTGCGGGCGGCGCTGGGCGACGGGTCGCTGCGCCCGTGGCAGTGTCTGGGCGGGGTGTGCGGGGCGTTCCTGGTCGCCACGCAGGGGCTCACCGTCGGCGCCCTGGGGGTGGCGGTCTTCACCGTGGCCGTGGTCGCCGGCCAGTCGGCGAGCAGCCTCGCCGTCGACCGGGCCGGGGTGGGTCCGGCGGGCCGCCAGCCGGTGACCACCGCCCGGCTGGCCGGCGCGGTGCTGACCGTGCTCGCCGTGCTGCTGGCGGTGGGTGACCGGCTCGGTGACCCGCGGGCGCTGGCGCTGGCCGCGTTGCCGCTGCTGGCCGGGGTCGCCATCGCCTGGCAGCAGGCGGTCAACGGCCGGGTCCGGGCGGCCAGCGGGAGCGCGCTGACCGCCACCCTGGTCAACTTCACCGTCGGCACGGTGGCCCTGCTCGCCACCTTCGCCGTCGACGTGGCGGTACGCGGCCGCCCGTCCGGCGCCTTCCCGGGTGAGCCCTGGCTCTACCTGGGCGGCCCGATCGGCATCGTCTTCATCGCGATCGCGGCGGCGATCGTCCGCTTCACCGGGGTGCTGCTGCTCGGCCTGGCCACCATCGCCGGGCAGATCGTCGGGGCCGTGCTGCTGGACCTGCTCCTGCCGACCGCCGCCTCGCGTCCGGGGCCGGCGACCCTGGCCGGCGCGGCGTTGACCATGGTCGCGGTGCTGGTGGCGGCGCTCGGGCCGGCGCCGCGCCGCTGA